A genomic stretch from Halichoerus grypus chromosome 7, mHalGry1.hap1.1, whole genome shotgun sequence includes:
- the FAM25A gene encoding protein FAM25A, giving the protein MLGGLGKLAAEGLAHRTEKATEEAVHAVEGVVKEVVEHAKEAGEKAIADALKKAHDTGDKVVKEVTETVTNTVTNAVTHAAEGLGKLGQ; this is encoded by the exons ATGCTGGGAGGCCTGGGGAAACTTGCTGCTGAGGGCCTGGCCCACCGCACCGAGAAGGCCACCGAGGAAGCTG TTCATGCCGTGGAAGGGGTGGTCAAGGAGGTGGTGGAGCACGCCAAGGAGGCTGGAGAGAAAG CCATTGCCGATGCCTTAAAGAAGGCCCATGATACAGGGGACAAGGTGGTGAAGGAAGTCACTGAGACGGTGACCAACACAGTCACAAATGCTGTCACCCATGCAGCGGAAGGCCTGGGCAAACTGGGACAGTGA